TGGGGCTCTCTGCTGGCCGCCGCCGAGGGCGCCGCCGCCGACGCCCTGCCCACGGACGACCCGATGCAGCTCAGCGCGCCCCAGGACGCGGACGCGGACGCCCGCTCCGCTCCCATGAGCGACGCCGCTCCTTCGTCCAAGGACGACACGGAGAACCCGGACGCGCCGGAGGGTCCACCGGACGCGGAGCCGGCGGAGGACCATGAGGGCGCCAGCGCGTCTGGCCACTCCAGCCCTCGCCCAGACGAAACGCCGGAGCAGGCCGAAGGCGCCCGCTACGTGTATCCCGAGTGGGACGTCCGCGCGGGCGCGTACCGCACCCCCGGGGCGGTGGTGCGCATCCACCCGTTCAGCGAGGCGGACGGCACGTGGTCGCGCCGGGTGCTGGAGACGCACGCGGTCCTGGCCCGCCGCATCCGCCAGCAGTTCGAGCGGCTGCGCGCCCGGCGGATGACCATCCCGCGCCAGACCCGCGGCGACGACCTGGACCTGGCGGCGTGCGTGCGCATGCTCAGCGAGCTGCGCGCCGGCCACGGGGGCGACGACCGCCTGTACGCCTCGGTGCTTCCCCGGCGCCGCGAGGTCGCCATCCTCCTGCTGGTCGACATCAGCGGCTCCACCTCCGAGACGGTGGGGAGCGATCGCATCGTGGACGTGGAGAAGCGGGCCGTGCTCCTTACGGCAGAGGCGCTGGACGCGCTGGGCGATCCGTATGCCGTCCTCGCCTTTTCCGGGCGCACCGCCGACAACGTGCGCATCCGCGAGATCAAGGGGTTCGCGGAGCGCAACGGCGACGCCGTCCGCCGCCGGGTAGACGCGCTGGAGCCCGAAGGTTTCACGCGGCTGGGCGCCGCGGTGCGCCACGCCACGGCCGCCCTGGTCGCACAGCCGGCGGGGCGGCGCCTGCTGCTGAT
The Longimicrobium sp. DNA segment above includes these coding regions:
- a CDS encoding nitric oxide reductase activation protein NorD; amino-acid sequence: PPPALAGCGTPAGSLRRARELAAEIRGAGRYRGIRPVAHWGSLLAAAEGAAADALPTDDPMQLSAPQDADADARSAPMSDAAPSSKDDTENPDAPEGPPDAEPAEDHEGASASGHSSPRPDETPEQAEGARYVYPEWDVRAGAYRTPGAVVRIHPFSEADGTWSRRVLETHAVLARRIRQQFERLRARRMTIPRQTRGDDLDLAACVRMLSELRAGHGGDDRLYASVLPRRREVAILLLVDISGSTSETVGSDRIVDVEKRAVLLTAEALDALGDPYAVLAFSGRTADNVRIREIKGFAERNGDAVRRRVDALEPEGFTRLGAAVRHATAALVAQPAGRRLLLILSDGKPYDDDEYEGRYAVEDSRQAIVEARARGVHPFCLTVDAEGGTYLPRIFGATGHVILNRVDQLPRALLAVIREIFRR